In Malus sylvestris chromosome 2, drMalSylv7.2, whole genome shotgun sequence, the genomic stretch CCATCCGGTGATACAGACGGGCTTAAAAGAGGAGCATGGTGTGCTGAGGAAGATGAAGTCCTTACTGACTACGTCAAAACACATGGAGAAGGACAATGGAGACATGTTGCTAAAAAAGCTGGTTCGTATAGCGaacgtttttatttttatttacataATAAACTAGTTTTCGTGgtgataatatacatatataataccATTTAATTGATTGTTACTGTATATATTTGTAGGGTTGAATCGAAGTGGGAAGAGTTGCAGACTGCGATGGTTGAATTATCTTAAACCTGGTGTTAAGAGAGGCAACATTTCTCCGGAAGAAGAAGACCTCATTATCAGATTGCACAAGCTTCTTGGAAACAGGTATGACATATTTTTGCACATTAATACTGTGAATCCCAAGACGGTGAAGCAAAGGCTTGCAAGAGTGTTTACATGATAGGTCTCCCACTAACTGCCAATTGATTTCGGGTTGGATGTTCACATTAACTATAACATGATATGAAGTAGACTATTCACATTCTCATATGTAAGCAGACATATTGAGAAAGTAAATTTCACATCGGAGCCTTGCATAAGTGTTTAAATTATCTTGAACATCTCTGTCCATTGTTTATTGGTTTTGGGTTAAATACTcactttataatatttttaaccaatagcttttaattttttttatataattaaatttgATGCAAATAGATTAAGGATAAATTGTCGTTTGGCCCCGTGAACTCTTACTCCAGTTGAAATTGACCCCGTAAACTATATTTTTGGTGAATTAACCTCCTGAACTATTTGAAATAAGCCAATTAACCCTTTGTCGTTAGATTATGTCTATTACTCTGTCAAATTCAAGGGCAAATTAGTATTTTAACATCAATTCTTACATGTCACTTATAATCACCAATAAAATTATGACATGTGGACACATAAAATGTGTAATGATAATATGAAATGGTCCGTATGTAAACGTTTCGTTTCTTTATGTTTCTATGCTATAAGTTTTTGAATTATTCTGTGTCCACGTGTCATTATTTTATTGGTGGTTATAGCTAATAAGTAAAAATTGATGATGAAAAGACTAATTTGCCCTTCAATTTGACATAATAGTGGATTAAATTAAACGGCAAGGGGTTAATTGGCTGATTTAAGTAGTTCAggggttaatttaccaaaaCAATAGTTCTAGGGGTTAATTTCAACTGGGGTAATAGTTTAGGGGGTCAAACCGCAATTTAGACTAGTCCTCCAAGCTTTTGATTATATTGTGTATTTCTATGATCCAAGCACACGTACAAAATtagttaaaaaataataatggtgGACGCATTGATATATTAGGTGGTCTCTCATAGCCGGAAGATTGCCTGGTCGAACAGATAATGAAATCAAGAATTTCTGGAATATCAGTTTGAGCAAGAGAATTCAAGAAGAAAGACCTCAACGTATAATTAATAACAAGCAAGCGCCTAATGCTGGCGATAGTCATCATCAACGTGGTAATTATTGTTCTAATCCTTCCAAAGATGAAGATGGTCAATCCAATCCAGTGAAATCCAATCCGGTGGCACTATCAGACATCTCAGATGATCGTGATCAGAATTCGTCGTTGAGTTTTCTAAGAGATTTCGACAGTTACATCCATGGCCTTTCACACGAGGCCGAAATCAATGGATTTGGAAATTATGTGGTGGATGATTCGAACTTTGTTGGACATGGTAATGGAACCAAGTGTGAGGATTTAGTACTAAGGGAGGATGCAGAAGCCGCAAAGTGGAAAAATGTGGGTGCTACCAGTGATCACTTGTTATTTCAACCAAACCACGAAGATGTAGACCTCTATGCAATTTCAGCTTTTCTCAATTCACAAGATGGCTATCATCAGTGGGTTAATTAAGATTAATCAAACCCTTATCGCCAGTCCAATTTTGCCTACTCCATCTTGCTACAATTTCCTTCTTAATTACTTAAATAAGTTTGGTATGCATTTCAAATTCACAAAAATACGGGGAAAACGTTGTATAAAAAGGGGTGTGGATGTcatttttgaagtgccaataactgCATATTTATTGTATACTTAATGTCCAAATAAAGGTTCATTCGTATGTAACTCAACTTTACCTTTACTAAACATCAATATCCATTATTCACTAGTATAGATGCACCAATATTAATTGTTGTTAATTGTACAATGTGTGTGTATTGGCGGTGACTCGTGATGATTAACCGTAAGTAGTAATGGATTGATTATGTAAAAAgaagtctttttcttcaaccTTTTGCACCTCAAATTCAAATCCCCATTTTCTTTATTGTAACTTATAAAATAGTGATATTACCTACAATAAAAGAATTATAATTGTCATCAAATTTATGTATGTACAGCGACTCTGCCTTGGTTGGTAGAGAACTACAAAGCCATAATTACTTGCTGAAACCAAGAAAAACTACAGATGATGTAAATGTTGCTTCGATCCCACACATAATTTTGACATTCACTATTAATATGCTGTGATATTGATCTCCTGGGATCATTTATATGCTTTTGTGATCTTCAAACTTCAGTAAGTAATTGTATTCAACAagcaaaattgaaagaaaacttGATTTTCCGCACCATTTTTTGATACAATTAAAAAGCAAGTCCTAAATCAGTTTGTGCAATTTAATAGGACATAATTCCCTTTCTGTATAGGAGGAGAGATTTTACAATGTATCCGGAACACGAGATGGTACACCATATGTCATTATAAAGTAAAAATaacatttgaaataaaatttctctctacttatataataacatatgatGCACCGCTCTATATTCCAgacacactaaaaaatttctcacctAGAAAAATGATCAAACTCTTGAATTTAATTCTTTCTCACCAACACAAAAAGTTGATGGTCGATGAATAGCTAGAGTCGATCACATGATATATATACTTCCATGCATGTGTTCTTCATGTTGCATTattgtttacacacacacaaacaaaaaGTTATGAAATTAACTACGCATGTATTAtatgatttgaaaaatatttgtaATAATTTCGAATTTTACTCATCTTTTTAGCTTTtattaattataaattattatttttaaaagggCACCCACTTATGGTTACGGAAATactagaaatacattatcttgtCTTTCTAGTGTTATTTTTATAGTTACATATTGACACACCccatcccgaaggagggcatgctggccgtcacgtgagagtgacgtaaccatttacacagttcggaagctttaaaaatacaattactaagatgaaacacctgagggtgagtcctacttttgtgaattatgtcagaacaccgttggattcctcatgGCCACCAAATctctgctatctagaacctggaggggcgcaaaacaaaattgagtaggtcagtaaaacaaagtttttcgaaaacatttcatttaaaacatttctaacccctcgctgtaaaaccatactttcccagaaaaatagcataatagcataatacttttcatgaatctcaaatcatcaatttttctcaaaaaccagaaagtatgccatgttataatttcaaaaacagaatgaatgatgcatcaatgtaacaggtgaaataatgaattaaccggagaccctgcagttgatcctgtacggttaattctatagctcaacatccaatctaaccggagtcacctcggtgacctgtacggcactacactgcatataagtcggaactacctgaagtagtctgtacgacatgaatGGTGtgataatacgctctagtgcttctctcatcaataatCTGTGCAcatatctaaggtcacctatcagtcggaaccctctcatggtctgtacgacatgcacctacttggatccaaggtgagcgtgcggtgtgaggtgaataatataagcactaacaccatgattgcaggttatgagctatcaacataatatacatcatcaattattcacatgaataacataaaactcacctgatacttacttgtgcgtccacagcaccaattcatatatatatatatatatatatatatatatatgcatcaattatcaattcacatatctcataatatgcatgcatggcatttgaaaacgtattttcattcaaactcaatttctgggaaaaatatcaatagtatataggtataaacagaaatactgcccactcacctggagttcgcccaacaactccctagcaccacacatcaatgcgtcatgacgatcggcgcctagaataataatcaaatccaacctcagaaatcatatcaatagaatatataacttatataaaacacgtcactacgtagttcgatccggaagatctgcaactcagatttcaaatccataacttccagaggtccacaatatacctctaggacaacatcctaaaatttcattaccatccaacggtcggatctccgtcaatttccaaaaccaagtgacggttaacattctattttatgaacttacaactccaatccCGAAAGATCCGTTaatcggattcccgatctgtaagttcctataatcctaaaatattacgtattacaacgtatcaaagtttggtgacgatccgacggttggatcgtaaattcacattttcacctaattacgaatcgaaacgaacttaggt encodes the following:
- the LOC126606617 gene encoding transcription factor WER-like isoform X1; translated protein: MISPPRKFIYREREMGRKPSGDTDGLKRGAWCAEEDEVLTDYVKTHGEGQWRHVAKKAGLNRSGKSCRLRWLNYLKPGVKRGNISPEEEDLIIRLHKLLGNRWSLIAGRLPGRTDNEIKNFWNISLSKRIQEERPQRIINNKQAPNAGDSHHQRGNYCSNPSKDEDGQSNPVKSNPVALSDISDDRDQNSSLSFLRDFDSYIHGLSHEAEINGFGNYVVDDSNFVGHGNGTKCEDLVLREDAEAAKWKNVGATSDHLLFQPNHEDVDLYAISAFLNSQDGYHQWVN
- the LOC126606617 gene encoding transcription factor WER-like isoform X2 — its product is MGRKPSGDTDGLKRGAWCAEEDEVLTDYVKTHGEGQWRHVAKKAGLNRSGKSCRLRWLNYLKPGVKRGNISPEEEDLIIRLHKLLGNRWSLIAGRLPGRTDNEIKNFWNISLSKRIQEERPQRIINNKQAPNAGDSHHQRGNYCSNPSKDEDGQSNPVKSNPVALSDISDDRDQNSSLSFLRDFDSYIHGLSHEAEINGFGNYVVDDSNFVGHGNGTKCEDLVLREDAEAAKWKNVGATSDHLLFQPNHEDVDLYAISAFLNSQDGYHQWVN